In Vibrio hippocampi, a single genomic region encodes these proteins:
- a CDS encoding ABC transporter permease, giving the protein MDLLLIQQILVAALKTGTPLLLIALGELICEKSGVLNLGQEGMMLMGAMAGFAGAYYSGHLFLGISLAIMAGMAMALLFAALSLSLNTNQVATGLALTIFGTGLSSFLGSGLVGSTLSGFQPIAIPLLSDIPILGALLFNQDILIYASFVIVVLAWYVMNKTRVGLTLRAVGENPHSANALGINVIKVRYLATLFGGAMAGLAGAYMSLAYTPMWMENMTAGRGWIALALVVFASWRIGFLALGAYLFGFASILHLVMQGFGFDISPNLLAMTPYVATIAVMVIISSNALKQKLATPMSLGKPFDPKLH; this is encoded by the coding sequence ATGGACCTGCTATTAATTCAACAAATCTTGGTCGCAGCACTGAAAACTGGCACTCCTCTCCTGCTTATTGCACTTGGTGAGTTAATTTGCGAAAAATCCGGCGTGCTTAACCTCGGACAAGAAGGCATGATGCTGATGGGCGCGATGGCAGGTTTTGCCGGCGCTTATTACAGCGGTCACCTATTTCTTGGGATTAGTCTGGCGATCATGGCAGGCATGGCAATGGCTTTATTGTTCGCAGCCCTATCTCTGTCGCTCAACACCAATCAAGTCGCAACAGGATTAGCGCTCACCATCTTTGGTACCGGCTTAAGTTCGTTCTTAGGCAGCGGGCTCGTTGGCTCAACCTTATCCGGTTTTCAGCCCATTGCTATTCCCTTGTTAAGTGATATTCCAATACTCGGAGCACTGCTGTTTAACCAAGATATTCTGATCTACGCCAGCTTTGTCATTGTGGTCTTAGCTTGGTACGTGATGAACAAAACCCGAGTGGGTCTGACGCTACGTGCGGTTGGCGAAAACCCACACTCTGCCAACGCTCTGGGTATCAATGTGATCAAAGTGCGCTACCTCGCCACCCTATTCGGCGGCGCAATGGCGGGTTTAGCCGGAGCCTATATGTCACTGGCCTACACGCCAATGTGGATGGAAAACATGACCGCAGGTCGAGGTTGGATTGCATTGGCACTGGTGGTGTTTGCTTCTTGGCGTATTGGCTTTCTGGCTTTGGGGGCATACTTGTTCGGCTTCGCCTCAATCCTACACCTTGTGATGCAAGGCTTCGGTTTTGATATTTCACCAAACCTACTCGCCATGACCCCTTATGTCGCCACCATCGCCGTTATGGTGATCATCAGCTCCAACGCCCTCAAGCAAAAATTGGCAACGCCTATGAGCTTGGGTAAGCCATTCGATCCTAAGTTGCATTAA
- a CDS encoding BMP family ABC transporter substrate-binding protein has product MKLKTWMKATALSVSALFSASTLAEEPLKVGFVYVGPVGDHGWSYEHDQGRKELEQHYGGKVETTYVENVPEGADAERVITQLAKSGHDLIFTTSFGFMNPTIKVAKRFPNVKFEHATGYKRSKNVSTYTLRTYESRYVSGVAAGMATKTNTIGYIASFPIPEVIRDINAVYMGAKSVNPDVKIKIVWVNTWYDPGKESDAANALMDQGVDIMLQHTDSPAPLIAAEKRGVMGIGQASDMSQFAPKSHMFSVRDVWGPHYIRSAKEVMDKDWQPENFWGGFKDDILQIVSINPSLPADLQQAIQTSHAQIKSGEFHPFTGPLKDNTGKEVVAAGYTLTDNELAAINWYVEGIDATIPN; this is encoded by the coding sequence ATGAAACTTAAAACATGGATGAAAGCGACGGCGCTGTCAGTGTCCGCGCTATTTTCTGCCTCAACCTTGGCAGAAGAACCACTCAAAGTCGGCTTCGTATACGTCGGTCCGGTCGGCGATCATGGCTGGAGTTACGAGCATGACCAAGGTCGTAAAGAACTAGAGCAACATTATGGGGGCAAAGTTGAAACCACCTATGTTGAAAATGTGCCAGAAGGTGCTGATGCAGAGCGTGTTATCACTCAGCTCGCTAAGTCCGGTCACGATTTAATTTTCACCACCTCTTTTGGCTTTATGAACCCGACCATCAAAGTGGCTAAGCGTTTCCCTAACGTTAAGTTTGAACACGCGACTGGTTACAAACGTTCGAAAAACGTCTCGACCTACACCTTACGCACCTACGAAAGCCGCTATGTTTCTGGTGTTGCCGCTGGTATGGCGACCAAAACCAACACCATCGGTTACATTGCCTCATTCCCTATTCCCGAAGTGATTCGTGATATCAATGCGGTTTATATGGGCGCGAAAAGCGTCAATCCGGATGTAAAGATCAAAATCGTTTGGGTAAACACTTGGTATGACCCGGGGAAAGAGTCAGATGCAGCAAACGCATTGATGGACCAAGGGGTCGATATCATGCTGCAACATACAGATAGCCCAGCGCCCCTTATTGCGGCGGAAAAGCGCGGGGTGATGGGAATTGGTCAAGCCTCAGATATGAGTCAGTTTGCACCAAAATCTCATATGTTCTCAGTACGTGATGTGTGGGGACCTCATTATATTCGCAGTGCTAAAGAGGTGATGGATAAAGATTGGCAACCAGAGAACTTCTGGGGGGGCTTCAAGGATGACATTCTGCAGATTGTATCCATCAACCCAAGCTTACCCGCAGATTTGCAGCAAGCGATCCAAACAAGCCATGCTCAGATCAAATCTGGCGAGTTCCACCCATTCACTGGACCACTGAAAGACAACACTGGTAAAGAGGTGGTTGCCGCAGGTTACACCCTAACGGATAACGAACTAGCAGCCATTAACTGGTATGTCGAGGGTATCGACGCAACGATCCCTAATTAG
- the xdhA gene encoding xanthine dehydrogenase small subunit yields the protein MLELMINDQLVEIDYAAPDRMLLNYLREQQGLIGSKEGCASGDCGACTVVMVDMEQNHELRYRQINACITPLNALHGKQIITVEHLKQNGELHPVQKAVVEKHGTQCGFCTPGIVMSLYALSKQKQPPNNPADFLAGNLCRCTGYGPLIEAAQAIAGVDYYDPAQANEDDIKAWILSCDKQQTVNYLKPTNRQELAQAKQQMPNATLLTGATDLALEVTQQLKNIPQIIDLSEVEELMTISETSTGWRIGAAVPLYQVHEFMRQHFPSTDEVIERLGSLTIRHRATLGGSLGHASPIGDIAPLLISLNGKIEIDNGHKTQLHAPQDYITGYRETLIQPDQWISAIHIPRLAPNQKHAIYKVSKRYEDDIATVVLALNMTIDSDNRVKHCILSAGGIAAKSVRLTELEQLFIGRPFTQLLVRKVKAVVPEVIHPLSDVRGSAQYRVQLIQNLIQRFYFECHQLSTRLTDHA from the coding sequence ATGTTAGAACTCATGATCAATGATCAGTTGGTGGAGATAGACTATGCCGCGCCTGACCGCATGCTACTCAACTACCTGAGAGAACAGCAAGGGCTTATCGGCTCAAAGGAAGGCTGCGCAAGTGGTGATTGTGGTGCCTGTACGGTTGTTATGGTGGATATGGAGCAGAACCACGAACTACGTTATCGCCAGATCAACGCCTGTATTACTCCGCTTAACGCTCTGCATGGCAAGCAGATCATTACTGTTGAGCACTTAAAACAGAACGGAGAGTTGCACCCCGTGCAAAAAGCCGTGGTCGAGAAACACGGCACTCAGTGCGGTTTCTGTACTCCGGGGATTGTGATGTCACTGTACGCCCTGTCGAAACAGAAACAACCACCCAACAACCCCGCCGACTTTCTTGCTGGCAACCTGTGCCGCTGCACCGGTTATGGACCACTGATTGAAGCGGCTCAAGCGATCGCTGGCGTCGATTACTACGACCCTGCACAAGCCAACGAGGATGACATTAAGGCTTGGATATTAAGTTGCGATAAACAACAAACCGTTAATTACCTGAAACCCACTAACCGTCAAGAATTGGCTCAAGCCAAGCAACAAATGCCCAATGCCACGCTGCTAACCGGTGCGACCGATTTAGCACTGGAAGTCACACAACAATTAAAAAACATTCCACAGATTATTGACCTCTCTGAGGTAGAAGAACTGATGACCATCAGTGAAACCAGCACCGGTTGGCGTATCGGTGCTGCGGTGCCTCTTTATCAAGTTCATGAGTTTATGCGTCAACACTTTCCAAGCACCGATGAGGTGATCGAGCGCTTAGGCAGCCTGACGATTCGTCACCGTGCCACATTAGGTGGCAGCTTAGGTCACGCCTCTCCTATCGGCGATATTGCCCCCTTGCTCATCAGCTTAAACGGCAAAATAGAGATCGATAACGGTCACAAGACCCAGCTTCACGCGCCGCAAGACTATATTACGGGCTATCGCGAAACCTTAATTCAGCCTGACCAGTGGATCAGTGCCATCCATATTCCTCGTTTAGCCCCAAATCAAAAACACGCTATTTACAAGGTGAGTAAACGCTACGAAGACGATATTGCGACGGTTGTGTTAGCGCTCAATATGACCATCGACAGCGACAACCGCGTTAAGCACTGCATCCTTTCGGCGGGTGGTATTGCCGCTAAATCGGTGCGTTTAACCGAGCTAGAGCAGCTATTTATCGGTCGTCCTTTCACCCAGTTGCTAGTGCGCAAAGTGAAAGCGGTGGTGCCTGAGGTGATTCATCCTCTCTCCGATGTTCGAGGTAGCGCACAGTACCGAGTGCAGTTAATTCAGAACCTGATTCAACGCTTCTATTTTGAGTGCCACCAACTTTCGACGAGGCTGACTGACCATGCGTAA